One window of the Geotrypetes seraphini chromosome 19, aGeoSer1.1, whole genome shotgun sequence genome contains the following:
- the DDB2 gene encoding DNA damage-binding protein 2 codes for MTPKKTVKEKMLLKPEIGKKMIRKRKQSRRAIIYEPGTEKLCIRKPAWTLGDHNTFSFLVKNMGTMFQPAERQCSLVHYIYRNMLGGIIHSKLRQCLQQPFVRSLTSYGLSRFAKPFDRRVTCLEWHPTQPNTVAVGSKGGDIILWNYEVLNKTCFIPGMGAGGSITGMKFNPFNTNQLYTSSVRGTTTLQDFTGNNICVFTSTDNWDFWYCSVDVSGAKRTVVTGDNVGNVVLLSTEGKEIWNLKLHKKKVTHVEFNSHCDWLLATASVDHTVKLWDLRNIKDKSSFLHTLPHEKGVNAAYFSPLDGAKLLTTDQHSEIRIYSSSDWSKPQHVIPHPHRQFQHLTPVKATWHPRFDLVVAGRYPDPHFPGYSASELRTVDVFDGNTGVMVCQLHDSNAKGIISLNRFNPIGDTLASGMGYNILIWNRKELRN; via the exons ATGACCCCAAAGAAAACAGTGAAAGAGAAGATGCTACTAAAGCCTGAGATAGGGAAGAAAATGATCAGAAAGAGGAAACAAAGCCGTAGAGCGATTATCTATGAGCCTGGAACCGAAAAACTCTGCATAAGGAAACCAGCCTGGACTCTTGGAG ATCACAATACATTTAGCTTCTTGGTGAAGAATATGGGCACGATGTTCCAGCCAGCAGAGAGGCAATGCAGCCTTGTACATTACATCTATCGGAACATGCTGGGTGGGATCATCCATTCCAAGCTCAGACAG TGTCTCCAGCAACCCTTTGTCCGATCCCTCACCTCGTATGGACTCTCCCGATTCGCTAAGCCGTTCGATAGGAGGGTTACATGTCTGGAATGGCATCCTACCCAGCCAAACACAGTGGCGGTGGGATCCAAAGGCGGCGACATCATCCTTTGGAATTATGAAGTGCTCAACAAGACCTGTTTCATTCCAGGG ATGGGAGCTGGAGGATCCATCACAGGCATGAAGTTCAACCCTTTTAATACCAACCAGCTGTATACGTCATCTGTGAGAGGCACCACCACTCTGCAGGATTTTACAGGGAACAACATATGTGTGTTTACCAGCACAGACAACTGGGA tttttggTATTGCAGTGTCGATGTGTCTGGAGCTAAGCGTACTGTGGTGACAGGAGACAACGTGGGCAATGTGGTGCTGCTCAGTACGGAGGGCAAAGAG ATTTGGAACCTGAAGTTGCACAAGAAGAAAGTGACACATGTGGAATTTAATAGTCACTGTGATTGGTTGCTCGCTACTGCTTCTGTAGACCACACTGTCAAACTGTGGGACCTAAGGAACATTAAAGATAAATCAAGTTTCCTCCACACACTTCCCCACGAAAAGGGAGTCAATGCAG CATACTTTAGTCCCCTGGATGGTGCTAAGCTGCTAACCACAGACCAGCACAGTGAAATCAGAATCTACTCCTCCTCTGATTGGTCAAAACCTCAGCATGTGATTCCACATCCACATCGACAATTCCAACACCTTACACCAGTCAAG GCAACGTGGCACCCTCGCTTTGATCTAGTTGTGGCAGGCCGGTACCCAGATCCCCACTTTCCAGGCTATAGTGCCAGTGAACTGCGCACTGTCGATGTGTTTGACGGGAACACTGGCGTGATGGTGTGCCAGCTACATGACAGCAATGCCAAGGGTATCATCTCG CTGAATCGGTTTAACCCTATAGGGGACACACTGGCCTCCGGGATGG GTTATAACATCCTGATCTGGAACCGAAAAGAGCTAAGGAATTAA